The Sandaracinaceae bacterium genome has a window encoding:
- a CDS encoding glycosyltransferase family 4 protein has protein sequence MGKVLLVSKPLAPPWNDSSKNLARDVALGMRRHTPLALSDDEGSLSLPRGRVEPVYRGAGRFSPGLTAQLRVLRRLAAGPRADLWHFFFAPNPKSSHAGRALSALRRVPTVQSVCSRPRVVTPGLFFADRTVVLSRHAERALHEAGIPESRVTRIPPAVPSLAPLTPDARRAARAHFGLGDAPVVVFPGDLELGDGAQRMVEAAGRLRADATLVMACRAKTPGAASAERRLRGLAPEGTRWVGETERIHDLLGCADVVCLPSLDLYGKMDLPLVLLEAMWLARPVVVLEGSPAEELAEDDGAFACPPHALAEALDGLLDDDAARARRGASARRVAQERYEPRAMVDAYESLYDELLR, from the coding sequence ATGGGCAAGGTGCTCCTCGTCTCCAAGCCGCTCGCTCCGCCCTGGAACGACAGCAGCAAGAACCTCGCGCGCGACGTCGCGCTCGGGATGCGTCGGCACACGCCCCTCGCGCTGAGCGATGACGAGGGATCACTCTCGCTCCCGCGGGGCCGGGTCGAGCCGGTCTACCGCGGCGCGGGGCGCTTCTCGCCGGGCCTGACGGCGCAGCTCCGGGTCCTGCGCCGGCTCGCCGCCGGGCCCCGCGCCGATCTGTGGCACTTCTTCTTCGCCCCCAACCCGAAGAGCTCCCACGCGGGACGCGCGCTGTCGGCGCTGCGGCGCGTGCCCACCGTCCAGTCCGTGTGCAGCCGGCCGCGCGTGGTGACCCCAGGGCTCTTCTTCGCCGACCGCACCGTGGTGCTGTCGAGACACGCCGAGCGCGCGCTCCACGAGGCGGGCATCCCCGAGTCGCGGGTGACGCGCATCCCGCCCGCCGTGCCGTCGCTCGCTCCCCTCACGCCCGACGCGCGTCGGGCCGCGCGCGCGCACTTCGGTCTCGGTGACGCGCCGGTCGTGGTGTTCCCGGGCGACCTCGAGCTGGGCGACGGAGCGCAGCGCATGGTGGAGGCGGCCGGGCGCCTGCGCGCGGACGCGACCCTCGTGATGGCCTGCCGCGCGAAGACGCCGGGCGCGGCGTCGGCGGAGCGGCGCCTCAGAGGTCTCGCGCCCGAAGGCACCCGCTGGGTCGGAGAGACGGAGCGCATCCACGATCTGCTCGGCTGCGCGGACGTGGTGTGTCTCCCGAGCCTCGACCTCTACGGCAAGATGGACCTGCCGCTCGTCCTGCTCGAGGCGATGTGGCTGGCCCGTCCCGTGGTCGTGCTCGAGGGCTCGCCCGCGGAGGAGCTGGCCGAGGACGACGGCGCCTTCGCGTGTCCCCCTCACGCGCTCGCCGAGGCCCTCGACGGCCTGCTGGACGACGACGCGGCGCGGGCGCGGCGCGGGGCGAGCGCTCGACGCGTCGCGCAGGAGCGCTACGAACCGCGGGCGATGGTCGACGCCTACGAATCGCTCTACGACGAGCTGCTCCGATGA
- a CDS encoding class I SAM-dependent methyltransferase, whose product MTDVTERARRYYDDFSASYDDGRDRGYHALIDELEIGIVKPLAAGARVLEAGCGTGLILDHLTRVAREAVGVDLSPGMLSKARERGLRVVQGSVTALPFADESFDLTCSFKVLAHVPELDRALEEMARVTRPGGHVVIELYNRWSLRYLARRAAGARTIGRAHTEADIPTRWHSPREALAALPGSLEVIDVRGVRVVTPAAAVHRTALAPLVAATERALVGSPLRWFGGFLVVVARRR is encoded by the coding sequence ATGACCGACGTGACCGAGCGCGCGCGTCGCTACTACGACGACTTCAGCGCGAGCTACGACGACGGCCGCGACCGCGGCTACCACGCGCTCATCGACGAGCTCGAGATCGGGATCGTCAAGCCGCTCGCGGCCGGGGCGCGCGTGCTCGAGGCGGGGTGCGGCACGGGGCTCATCCTCGATCACCTGACGCGCGTCGCGCGCGAGGCGGTCGGGGTCGATCTGTCCCCCGGCATGCTGTCCAAGGCGCGCGAGCGCGGCCTCCGCGTGGTGCAAGGATCGGTGACCGCCCTCCCGTTCGCCGACGAGAGCTTCGACCTGACCTGCAGCTTCAAGGTCCTCGCGCACGTGCCGGAGCTGGACCGGGCGCTCGAGGAGATGGCGCGGGTGACGCGGCCGGGCGGGCACGTGGTGATCGAGCTCTACAACCGCTGGAGCCTCCGCTATCTCGCCCGCCGCGCCGCGGGCGCGCGCACGATCGGCCGCGCTCACACCGAGGCCGACATCCCCACGCGCTGGCACTCTCCGCGCGAGGCGCTCGCCGCGCTGCCGGGCTCGCTGGAGGTGATCGACGTGCGCGGCGTACGGGTGGTCACCCCCGCCGCGGCCGTGCATCGGACGGCGCTCGCGCCGCTCGTCGCGGCGACCGAGAGGGCGCTCGTCGGCTCCCCGCTGCGATGGTTCGGGGGCTTCCTGGTGGTGGTCGCACGCCGCCGGTGA
- a CDS encoding tetratricopeptide repeat protein — MVGQRDEHGVDGLRRRVERALDEGRGRKVVEPLLERLLGMAPEGDPAQVFAHRHLAELRLERDPWRAALHLRKVITAHPNDDVSHSLMALAQALLGNYRSAVAGYRRALAITPHNPWYHHNLGHLLDVALDEPRAALPHLQLALDHADPPEHEITASAAHCLARCDRLEDARLLAEEAAAAAPESEDHASLLDWIERGAPADEPSQTLPGAKRGGQPAPRDPSAKRPTFERVERGSRTADAIVEVLLERHMQDDGFSATQRERARAMWADYRDEREPRVKKPEICAAAVHYAIAIITGVGGATQASIARRYGVAPKSVSTRYGDIRQTLALTPDDPRYGA; from the coding sequence ATGGTTGGCCAACGCGACGAGCACGGCGTGGACGGCCTTCGACGACGCGTGGAACGCGCGCTCGACGAAGGACGAGGGCGCAAGGTCGTCGAGCCCCTGCTCGAGCGGCTGCTCGGGATGGCTCCCGAGGGCGACCCCGCGCAGGTCTTCGCGCACCGTCACCTGGCCGAGCTCCGGCTCGAGCGTGATCCGTGGCGGGCAGCGCTCCACCTCCGCAAGGTGATCACCGCGCACCCGAACGACGACGTCTCGCACTCGCTCATGGCGCTCGCGCAGGCGCTGCTCGGGAACTACCGCTCCGCCGTCGCGGGCTACCGACGCGCCCTGGCCATCACGCCGCACAACCCCTGGTACCACCACAACCTGGGTCACCTCCTCGACGTCGCGCTCGACGAGCCGCGCGCCGCCCTGCCCCACCTCCAGCTCGCGCTCGATCACGCCGACCCGCCGGAGCACGAGATCACCGCGAGCGCGGCCCACTGCCTCGCGCGCTGCGACCGCCTCGAGGACGCGCGCCTGCTCGCCGAGGAGGCCGCCGCCGCGGCGCCGGAGAGCGAAGACCACGCGTCGCTCCTCGACTGGATCGAGCGCGGCGCCCCGGCCGACGAGCCGTCGCAGACCCTCCCGGGCGCGAAGCGGGGCGGGCAGCCCGCGCCGCGCGATCCGTCCGCGAAGCGACCCACCTTCGAGCGCGTCGAGCGCGGCTCCCGCACCGCCGACGCCATCGTCGAGGTGCTGCTCGAGCGTCACATGCAGGACGACGGCTTCAGCGCGACCCAGCGCGAGCGCGCGCGCGCCATGTGGGCCGACTACCGCGACGAGCGCGAGCCCCGGGTGAAGAAGCCCGAGATCTGCGCCGCCGCCGTGCACTACGCGATCGCGATCATCACGGGCGTCGGCGGCGCGACCCAGGCGTCGATCGCGCGCCGCTACGGCGTGGCACCGAAGAGCGTCTCGACCCGGTACGGCGACATCCGGCAGACGCTCGCGCTCACGCCGGACGACCCGCGCTACGGCGCCTGA
- a CDS encoding J domain-containing protein, translated as MDSLPGGAALARGLLVLARAGRSGVLTVQSREVTARVGVNKGRVVAMKVEPEDGDSLGDALRRMGDWDEEAAASHGQPAPGEAVGGWAVRVGATSDAALSLALRKQLQRRIARLFAVDPPELRLRPGSLDVGVPQLVEPPTTAELIVGALRDRVASQPLLSARRRLGDGILVLTPLGKELLADAVLWPDEQAMLPLLESGASVDVLVAASQGSARAQRTLYALRMIDACGSPEPREGYAMLLRKTRQLKRAARAAELLELAPGAQQGDARKALRKLARAVHPDRFGTNAPAAIRSASQQVMSALNRASHDLS; from the coding sequence ATGGACTCTCTCCCCGGTGGTGCCGCGCTCGCTCGAGGCCTCTTGGTGTTGGCCCGCGCGGGTCGGAGCGGGGTCTTGACGGTGCAGAGCAGAGAGGTGACCGCGCGCGTCGGCGTGAACAAAGGCCGCGTGGTCGCGATGAAGGTGGAGCCCGAGGACGGAGACTCTCTCGGAGACGCCCTGCGAAGGATGGGCGACTGGGACGAAGAGGCGGCGGCCAGCCATGGCCAGCCGGCTCCGGGGGAGGCGGTCGGCGGCTGGGCCGTACGGGTGGGGGCGACGAGCGACGCGGCGCTCAGCCTCGCGCTCCGCAAGCAGCTGCAGCGTCGCATCGCCAGGCTCTTCGCGGTCGACCCGCCGGAGCTGCGCCTGCGGCCGGGCTCGCTCGACGTCGGGGTGCCGCAGCTCGTGGAGCCGCCGACGACGGCGGAGCTCATCGTGGGCGCGCTCCGCGACCGGGTGGCATCGCAACCGCTCCTGTCGGCGCGTCGGCGCCTGGGCGACGGCATCCTGGTCCTGACGCCGCTCGGCAAGGAGCTGCTGGCGGACGCGGTCCTGTGGCCGGACGAGCAGGCGATGTTGCCGCTGCTCGAGTCGGGCGCGAGCGTGGACGTGCTGGTCGCGGCGAGCCAGGGCTCGGCCCGCGCGCAGCGCACGCTCTACGCGCTGCGCATGATCGACGCGTGCGGCTCTCCGGAGCCACGCGAGGGCTACGCGATGCTGCTGCGCAAGACCCGGCAGCTCAAACGCGCGGCTCGCGCGGCGGAGCTGTTGGAGCTCGCCCCGGGCGCGCAGCAGGGCGACGCGCGCAAAGCCCTCCGCAAGCTCGCGCGCGCCGTACACCCGGACCGGTTCGGCACCAACGCGCCGGCGGCCATCCGCTCCGCGTCGCAGCAGGTGATGAGCGCGCTCAACCGCGCGTCTCACGACCTCTCTTGA
- the cobA gene encoding uroporphyrinogen-III C-methyltransferase → MTAAAATIGKVYLLGAGPGDPELITARALRRLGEADVVLYDALVHPDLLARARADAEVVFVGKRAGRPSERQQRIDERMVEAAKAGKTVARLKGGDPYLFGRGSEEAETLAREGIPFEVVPGVPSPMAATAYGGLSLTHRTHSSSVAYVTATESQDKDRSSHDWAKLATGPETLVIFMGMRKLPSLMQILVENGRAPGTPAAVIQWASLPKQRTVVGTVADIAEKAREAGLGLPALTIVGDVVELRGTLRWYDTLPLFGQRVLVTRPAHQNDEMARMLRDEGAEPVAVPAIRILPPADPAPLEEAVRALARYRWVVLTSANGVRALFEEIARQGRDARALGGAKVCAIGPATAEACAGFGVRPDVIPDEFRGEGAAQAVLDAEPDIATARVLLPRAEVAREALPELLREAGASVDVVPAYRTEGASEADAARIRDLVHNRKVDVVTFTSPSTVREVAHALGEHADAIGEGFTVACIGPITRDAAEARGWPVHVTPDDYTARGLVDALRAHAVSGAVEREPS, encoded by the coding sequence ATGACCGCCGCGGCCGCGACGATCGGCAAAGTGTATCTGCTCGGGGCGGGCCCCGGTGATCCCGAGCTCATCACCGCGCGCGCGCTCCGTCGGCTCGGCGAAGCCGACGTCGTGCTCTACGACGCGCTCGTCCACCCCGACCTGCTCGCCCGCGCCCGCGCCGACGCGGAGGTCGTCTTCGTCGGCAAGCGCGCCGGCCGCCCCTCCGAGCGACAGCAGCGCATCGACGAGCGCATGGTCGAGGCCGCCAAGGCCGGCAAGACCGTCGCGCGGCTCAAGGGCGGCGACCCCTACCTCTTCGGCCGCGGCTCCGAAGAGGCGGAGACGCTCGCGCGCGAGGGCATCCCCTTCGAGGTCGTGCCCGGCGTGCCTTCGCCCATGGCGGCCACCGCCTACGGCGGGCTCTCGCTGACTCACCGCACCCACTCCAGCTCCGTCGCGTACGTGACCGCGACCGAGTCGCAGGACAAGGACCGGAGCAGCCACGACTGGGCGAAGCTCGCGACGGGCCCCGAGACGCTCGTGATCTTCATGGGGATGCGCAAGCTTCCTTCTCTGATGCAGATCCTCGTCGAGAACGGCCGCGCGCCCGGGACGCCGGCCGCGGTCATCCAGTGGGCGTCGCTGCCGAAGCAGCGCACGGTGGTCGGCACCGTCGCGGACATCGCCGAGAAGGCGCGCGAGGCGGGGCTCGGGCTCCCCGCGCTCACCATCGTCGGCGACGTCGTGGAGCTGCGGGGCACGCTCCGCTGGTACGACACGCTCCCGCTCTTCGGGCAGCGCGTGCTCGTGACGCGCCCCGCGCACCAGAACGACGAGATGGCGCGCATGCTCCGCGACGAGGGGGCCGAGCCCGTCGCGGTGCCGGCCATCCGCATCCTGCCGCCCGCCGATCCCGCGCCGCTCGAGGAGGCGGTGCGCGCGCTGGCGCGCTATCGCTGGGTGGTGCTCACGAGCGCCAACGGGGTGCGCGCGCTCTTCGAGGAGATCGCGCGTCAGGGCCGGGACGCCCGCGCCCTCGGCGGGGCGAAGGTCTGCGCGATCGGGCCCGCCACCGCGGAGGCGTGCGCGGGCTTCGGGGTCCGCCCCGACGTGATCCCCGACGAGTTCCGCGGCGAAGGCGCGGCGCAGGCGGTGCTCGACGCCGAGCCCGACATCGCCACCGCGCGCGTGCTCCTGCCGCGGGCCGAGGTGGCGCGCGAGGCGCTGCCCGAGCTGCTGCGCGAGGCCGGCGCGAGTGTCGACGTGGTGCCCGCCTATCGCACCGAGGGCGCCTCGGAGGCGGACGCGGCGCGCATCCGCGATCTGGTGCACAACCGAAAGGTCGACGTGGTCACTTTCACCTCCCCCTCCACCGTCCGCGAGGTGGCCCACGCGCTCGGCGAGCACGCCGACGCCATCGGCGAGGGCTTCACGGTGGCGTGCATCGGACCCATCACGCGCGACGCGGCGGAGGCCCGCGGCTGGCCCGTGCACGTGACCCCGGACGACTACACCGCGCGCGGCCTCGTCGACGCCCTGCGCGCCCACGCGGTGTCCGGGGCCGTCGAGAGGGAGCCCTCATGA
- a CDS encoding ATP-dependent Clp protease adaptor ClpS has protein sequence MAEKWNDDDGVITETKRETHVKKPRMYRVLVHNDDYTTREFVVEVLQVVFHHSETAAVRIMLHVHYNGVGVAGIFTREVAETKVEKVEHMAREREYPLRLTMEPEDDEEES, from the coding sequence ATGGCGGAGAAGTGGAACGACGACGACGGCGTCATCACCGAGACCAAGCGGGAGACGCACGTCAAGAAGCCCCGGATGTACCGGGTGCTGGTGCACAACGACGACTACACGACGAGGGAGTTCGTCGTGGAGGTGCTGCAGGTGGTCTTCCATCATTCGGAGACGGCAGCGGTGCGCATCATGCTCCACGTGCACTACAACGGAGTGGGCGTGGCCGGCATCTTCACCCGCGAGGTCGCCGAGACGAAGGTCGAGAAGGTCGAGCACATGGCGCGCGAGCGCGAATACCCACTCCGGCTGACGATGGAGCCGGAGGACGACGAGGAAGAGTCATGA
- the clpA gene encoding ATP-dependent Clp protease ATP-binding subunit ClpA, protein MSSPMIARELQATLRKAYDEAQRMRHEYVTLEHLLLALLDDPKASKALDACGANRGRLRKKLYSFFDDQPKLPEDVDAEPHQTLAVERVLQRAAIHAISSEMKVIDGANVLVQLFYERESQAVYLLDQEGVQQFDLKRYVSHGLPADGSPEGDFGPMDDDDEDGGRRVDPLEAYCVDLMNEAEEGHIDPLIGRAQELERTIQVLCRRRKNNPVYVGEPGVGKTAIAEGLALHIHEGRVPKVLHDAKIYSLDMGALLAGTKYRGQFEERLKGVIKRLQEIDGAVLFIDEIHTIVGAGATTGSSMDASNILKPALASGKLRCIGSTTFEEYKGAFDRDRALARRFQKIDVVEPSVPDTIEILKGLQSRYEEHHGVTYSPEAIEASAKLAAKHITERFLPDKAIDVIDEAGAQDRMRDEPTGKVGVADVERVVSKMARVPEKTVSAREQDKLKDLEPELKTHIFGQDDAVKSIADAIKLARAGLRAGDKPIGNFLFSGPTGVGKTELARQLAKVLGVELIRFDMSEYQERHTVSRLIGAPPGYVGFDQGGLLTDAVRKNPYCVLLLDEIEKAHPDLFNVLLQVMDSAALTDNNGRKSDFRNVVLIMTTNAGAREMNVRAVGFGQEHSQADPTRAKKALEKTFAPEFRNRLDATVFFSGLSEEVILKVVDKEVRLLQEQLDEREVFIELTPDARAWLAEKGYDPAFGARPMGRTVEAHLKKPLAEAILFGDLKDGGRVRFDVADDEESLVWEKVSAD, encoded by the coding sequence ATGTCTTCTCCGATGATCGCGCGTGAGCTGCAGGCCACGCTGCGCAAGGCCTACGACGAGGCGCAGCGCATGCGCCACGAGTACGTGACGCTCGAGCACCTCCTGCTCGCGCTGCTCGACGACCCCAAGGCGTCCAAGGCGCTCGACGCCTGCGGCGCGAACCGGGGCCGGCTCCGGAAGAAGCTGTACTCGTTCTTCGACGACCAGCCGAAGCTGCCCGAGGACGTGGACGCCGAGCCGCACCAGACCCTCGCGGTCGAGCGCGTGCTGCAGCGCGCGGCGATCCACGCGATCAGCTCGGAGATGAAGGTCATCGACGGCGCGAACGTCCTCGTGCAGCTCTTCTACGAGCGTGAGTCGCAGGCCGTGTATCTCCTCGACCAGGAGGGCGTGCAGCAGTTCGATCTCAAGCGCTACGTGAGCCACGGCCTCCCCGCCGACGGCTCTCCCGAGGGCGACTTCGGCCCGATGGACGACGACGACGAGGACGGCGGGCGCCGCGTCGACCCGCTCGAGGCGTACTGCGTCGACCTGATGAACGAGGCCGAAGAGGGGCACATCGACCCGCTCATCGGCCGCGCGCAGGAGCTCGAGCGCACCATCCAGGTGCTCTGCCGCCGCCGCAAGAACAACCCCGTCTACGTGGGCGAGCCCGGCGTGGGCAAGACGGCCATCGCCGAGGGCCTCGCGCTCCACATCCACGAGGGGCGCGTCCCCAAGGTGCTCCACGACGCGAAGATCTACTCGCTCGACATGGGCGCGCTGCTCGCAGGCACGAAGTACCGCGGTCAGTTCGAGGAGCGCCTCAAGGGCGTGATCAAGCGCCTGCAGGAGATCGACGGCGCGGTCCTCTTCATCGACGAGATCCACACCATCGTCGGGGCCGGCGCCACCACCGGCAGCTCGATGGACGCGTCGAACATCCTCAAGCCGGCGCTCGCGAGCGGCAAGCTCCGTTGCATCGGATCGACGACCTTCGAGGAGTACAAGGGCGCGTTCGATCGCGACCGCGCGCTCGCGCGGCGCTTCCAGAAGATCGACGTGGTCGAGCCCTCGGTACCCGACACCATCGAGATCCTCAAGGGGCTCCAGAGCCGCTACGAGGAGCACCACGGCGTGACCTACTCGCCCGAGGCCATCGAGGCGTCGGCGAAGCTCGCGGCCAAGCACATCACCGAGCGCTTCCTGCCGGACAAGGCCATCGACGTCATCGACGAGGCCGGCGCGCAGGATCGGATGCGCGACGAGCCGACCGGCAAGGTCGGCGTGGCCGACGTCGAGCGCGTGGTCAGCAAGATGGCGCGCGTCCCGGAGAAGACGGTCAGCGCGCGCGAGCAGGACAAGCTCAAGGATCTCGAGCCCGAGCTCAAGACGCACATCTTCGGCCAGGACGACGCGGTCAAGAGCATCGCCGACGCGATCAAGCTCGCCCGCGCCGGGCTCCGCGCCGGGGACAAGCCCATCGGCAACTTCCTCTTCAGCGGCCCCACGGGCGTCGGCAAGACGGAGCTCGCCCGGCAGCTGGCCAAGGTGCTCGGGGTGGAGCTGATCCGCTTCGACATGAGCGAGTACCAGGAGCGGCACACCGTCTCCCGGCTCATCGGCGCCCCGCCCGGCTACGTCGGCTTCGACCAGGGCGGCCTGCTCACCGACGCGGTGCGCAAGAACCCGTACTGTGTCCTCCTGCTCGACGAGATCGAGAAGGCGCACCCGGACCTCTTCAACGTGCTGCTCCAGGTGATGGACAGCGCGGCGCTGACCGACAACAACGGGCGCAAGAGCGACTTCCGCAACGTGGTGCTCATCATGACCACCAACGCCGGCGCGCGAGAGATGAACGTTCGCGCGGTCGGGTTCGGTCAGGAGCACTCGCAGGCGGACCCGACGCGGGCCAAGAAGGCGCTCGAGAAGACCTTCGCGCCCGAGTTCCGGAACCGCCTCGACGCGACCGTCTTCTTCAGCGGGCTGAGCGAGGAGGTCATCCTCAAGGTCGTCGACAAGGAGGTCCGCCTCCTGCAGGAGCAGCTCGACGAGCGCGAGGTCTTCATCGAGCTGACCCCCGACGCCCGCGCCTGGCTCGCCGAGAAGGGCTACGACCCGGCCTTCGGCGCGCGGCCCATGGGCCGGACGGTGGAGGCGCACCTCAAGAAGCCCCTCGCCGAGGCCATCCTCTTCGGGGATCTCAAGGACGGCGGGCGCGTGCGCTTCGACGTGGCCGATGACGAAGAGAGCCTGGTGTGGGAGAAGGTCTCGGCGGATTGA
- the aat gene encoding leucyl/phenylalanyl-tRNA--protein transferase: MPVYLLTDELLFPPPEGASPEGVVAIGGDFAPERLLLAYGQGIFPWPTEGFPLLWFSPDPRFVLRPTETRINRTLRKQLARSPYRITADTAFDEVIRACADVPRPGQSGTWITDDLIDGYDELHARGFAHSVEAWEDDTLVGGVYGVSLGGVFFGESMFAASPDASKIAFVTLMGNLAEWDFDLVDCQVHTDHLERFGACRVKRASFLARLHESLEKPTRRGPWRLPLGPAEALERLQRS, from the coding sequence ATGCCCGTTTACCTCCTCACCGACGAGCTCCTCTTTCCGCCTCCGGAGGGCGCCTCCCCGGAGGGTGTGGTGGCCATCGGCGGCGACTTCGCGCCCGAGCGCCTCTTGCTCGCCTACGGCCAGGGGATCTTCCCGTGGCCGACCGAGGGCTTCCCGCTGCTCTGGTTCTCTCCCGATCCGCGCTTCGTGCTGCGGCCCACGGAGACCCGGATCAACCGCACCCTCCGCAAGCAGCTCGCGCGCAGCCCGTACCGGATCACCGCCGACACCGCCTTCGACGAGGTGATCCGCGCGTGCGCCGACGTCCCGCGCCCCGGCCAGTCCGGGACATGGATCACCGACGACCTCATCGACGGCTACGACGAGCTTCACGCGCGCGGCTTCGCGCACAGCGTGGAGGCGTGGGAGGACGACACGCTGGTGGGCGGCGTCTACGGGGTCTCGCTGGGCGGCGTCTTCTTCGGCGAGTCGATGTTCGCGGCGAGCCCGGACGCCTCGAAGATCGCCTTCGTCACGCTGATGGGGAACCTCGCGGAGTGGGACTTCGATCTGGTGGACTGCCAGGTCCACACCGACCACCTCGAGCGCTTCGGGGCCTGCCGCGTGAAGCGCGCGTCCTTCCTCGCCCGCCTGCACGAGAGCCTGGAGAAGCCCACCCGGCGCGGCCCGTGGCGTCTGCCGCTCGGCCCGGCGGAGGCCCTCGAGCGCTTACAGCGCTCTTAA
- a CDS encoding AI-2E family transporter: MFFAVTGGLLLGALLLFREVLAPFALALIVAFVFAPLVEGLQKLSLGGRRLPRWVAVVVIYLSLLGGLSAGVAFGVPRLAVEVQRLAREAPRALRTFRDDWLPRLEDELRSATALYAPEQVEPVPDAEPEPRPAEEAEVDAIRVTPHVEGGYEVHLPAHGIEIEPVGEGGYRISAAESRREHERRDLIAAVSQSIRAFFTDTEAYAGTAIRGVQTFVAKLIGGVFSFFIMLMLSAYMLITSDKIFGFFRSLARPSKRARFDELVARIDKGLAGVVRGQLLIALVNGLLSGVGFWLADLSYWPILTLIATVLSIIPIFGAIISSVPAVIVGLQDGLGTAFFVLAWIIGIHQLEANLLNPKIMGDAAKVHPVLVVFALLAGEHLFGILGALLAVPILSITQSVFLHFREVALGVSREGDVTEEWAEASLD, translated from the coding sequence GTGTTCTTCGCCGTGACCGGCGGCCTGCTGCTCGGCGCGCTCCTGCTCTTCCGCGAGGTCCTCGCGCCCTTCGCGCTGGCGCTCATCGTCGCCTTCGTCTTCGCGCCGCTCGTCGAGGGGCTCCAGAAGCTGAGCCTGGGCGGTCGCCGGCTGCCGCGCTGGGTCGCGGTCGTGGTCATCTACCTCTCGCTCCTGGGCGGCCTCTCGGCTGGCGTGGCCTTCGGGGTTCCGCGGCTCGCGGTGGAGGTCCAGCGCCTCGCCCGCGAAGCGCCTCGCGCCCTGCGGACCTTCCGGGACGACTGGCTCCCTCGCCTCGAGGACGAGCTCCGCTCGGCGACGGCGCTCTATGCGCCCGAGCAGGTCGAGCCCGTGCCCGACGCCGAGCCCGAGCCGCGCCCCGCCGAGGAGGCCGAGGTCGACGCCATCCGGGTCACCCCGCACGTCGAGGGCGGCTACGAGGTGCACCTGCCGGCGCACGGGATCGAGATCGAGCCGGTGGGCGAGGGCGGCTACCGGATCAGCGCGGCCGAGTCGCGTCGGGAGCACGAGCGCCGCGACCTGATCGCGGCCGTCTCCCAGTCGATCCGCGCCTTCTTCACCGACACCGAGGCGTACGCGGGCACCGCGATCCGTGGCGTGCAGACCTTCGTCGCCAAGCTCATCGGCGGCGTCTTCAGCTTCTTCATCATGCTGATGCTCAGCGCCTACATGCTGATCACCAGCGACAAGATCTTCGGCTTCTTCCGCTCCCTCGCGCGGCCCAGCAAGCGCGCCCGCTTCGACGAGCTGGTGGCCCGCATCGACAAGGGCCTCGCCGGAGTGGTGCGGGGGCAGCTCCTGATCGCGCTCGTGAACGGGCTGCTGAGCGGCGTGGGCTTCTGGCTCGCGGACCTCAGCTACTGGCCCATCCTGACCTTGATCGCGACCGTGCTGAGCATCATCCCGATCTTCGGCGCCATCATCAGCTCGGTGCCGGCCGTCATCGTCGGCCTACAGGACGGGCTGGGCACCGCGTTCTTCGTGCTCGCGTGGATCATCGGCATCCACCAGCTCGAGGCGAACCTGCTCAACCCGAAGATCATGGGCGACGCCGCGAAGGTGCACCCCGTCCTCGTGGTCTTCGCGCTCCTCGCGGGCGAGCACCTCTTCGGCATCCTCGGCGCGCTCCTCGCCGTGCCCATCCTGAGCATCACGCAGAGCGTCTTCCTCCACTTCCGGGAGGTCGCGCTCGGCGTGTCCCGGGAGGGCGACGTGACCGAGGAGTGGGCCGAGGCCTCGCTGGATTGA